The nucleotide window AGAGCCTTTCcccctggagaggaggggagtCCGAAGGGCTACAGCGCCTGGAGCAACACTTGACCGACCAGGTCAGCCTTGATTTTACGTGGGTGATGATGGTGGCTCTAGATGGGCTGAGGTTAGCGTCCGCCTTGCTCCTTTTATGTGTGGTTGTGCCTGGACCTCAAGAAGCTGCTCAGCTGTACCAGCTCCAGCTGAGTATTTCCCCCTGGTGCTCGGCTCTTGGCAGCCAAGCCTGCCTTGGTGCTGGCTGCTTTTAACCAGCTGCTTTACCTACTCCCAATTTCAAGTGGAAAAGATCTTCAGTGCAGTGCTGTTGGACTGAGAGAGCTGTTCCCCGTGTTACAAAATCACCCGGCTCTCTGGGGAGACCAGAGCTTCACAGCGCCCACGGGTGAGACGTGGCCTTGACGTTGGGCTTGGAGGAGGTCCGTGTATTTGGAGATCATGGAGGAGGACGGCAGCCTGGTTTCAAGATGACGTTGTCCTTGGTGGTGGCGTTTGCGGGAGGACGGGCGGTGGGAGCGTTTTCCAGGCATGACATTGAACAGGCCTCTGTGATGCAGAAGCCAATTGCCgagagtttttttttcccctgtttcaTTAGCTGGACATGTGTTACCTTGTACTGCCTGAACctggatttctcttttcattttaggGCTGGGTGGCAAGTTTTACTAAACCGAGAACAATCCCAAATTCGCTGCTTCCAAGCACCACAGGCCTGAGCCCATATTTCAGTATGGGTTGTCTGTCAGTTCGCACCTTTTTTTATAGGTTGTCAAACATTTATGCTCAGGTAAGAAAATAATTAGTCATAGTTTAGCAAATCCAGCAGTCTCATGTGTCTGGCATGTGAGGCTAGGATTTAGCACTAGGATTTAACACTCGGATCATCTTGGCAGAGAGCTGGTGTATCAAAAAATGCTACTTTGCTAGTGTCTTCTCACAGTGTCCTGTGAAATCTGTGGGTGGCTTTACATGTTGTGTGAAACACCTGTGAATGTATACAGCTTTTTCCCAATTAAGTTTTAGAAATATGATAAATAGGGAGCAATGAGACCTGGAAGCAGGAGGGAAGCCCAGGAAAACCCTCCTAAAATTCAGGGAGTTCAAGACGTCTGCCCGGTGAAGTTTTTGATCAGTTTAGCCTGTTcaagcaggttttctttttttttttttttttagaaatatctGTTTTCATCTCTGACGTTTTAAGTATAGCATAAGCCAAAACCAATTTCTGAAAACTTATTTGATTCTTAAGAAAAATGATGGTTGAAACCAATCCAAGAAAACCAAGGTCTCCCTGAACCTCCTTCTTAAGAGCATCTCTTGAGACATGGCTGATCCACCTGAATTCAGCTAGTAATAAATGCATGTTTGGTTTAAGAAATCCCAGTGTGACACTATTTTGGAAGGTAGATGGAGAATATTTGAGGTAACACTGAGGTCTAACAGagttcagctttgcttttgggCATATAGCATTGCTTCagatctttgattttttttggctttcatGGTAAAGTGCCATGAAGCCAGTAGTGTAGTTagatttattgttattttatggGCCTGACAGTCACAAAATGAGTGAGACTGCAGTGGTATATATGAACTGAAGCTTTCACCTCGCGTGTCTTTTGCAGGCCAAGCATCACTCCCTGCCCCCAGTGTCACTCCAAGGGCAGCTTCTGTGGAGGGAATTCTTTTATACAGTGGCATCAGCAACACCAAACTTCACCAAAATGGCTGGGAACCCCATCTGCCTTCAGATCAGTTGGTATGAGGATGCAGAGAGGCTCCACAAATGGAAAACGGTAACAAGATGCATTGCCACAACTGCTACATTTCAGTTTAGAGTTTTTCTGTTGCCCTGGGATTGTTCCCTGCTGGCTGTTTGAGGTGGGGCTTACAGCAGTGTGTAGGAAAGAAGTGTAATGAAGCTTTGTGCAGGAGGGctgatgtttcttttctgctgcaggcacagaCGGGGTTCCCATGGATCGACGCAATTATGACCCAGCTGCACCAGGAAGGCTGGATCCATCACCTTGCTCGGCACGCTGTTGCTTGCTTCCTGACGCGGGGAGACCTTTGGATCAGCTGGGAAGAGGGCATGAAGGTTcacttctgtggttttgttttctctgttctggCTGACCTTGAGAAACCCCTGCAGAACGTGAGCCTGGCAGTGGGAGGTGGTACTGTAGAGCAGTGCTTCGTTACCGAGCCTCGCTAGAAATCTCATGGTTTATGAAATTTCATGGTCTCTTGCTCGAGTctgagccctgctgtgctgggtgcaGTGGTGAGAGGTCGTTCCCATCCCCAAGGCCTGATGATTTTTGGACGAGAGGATATTGGAGACCTGCTCAGTCTGCAGCAGGCCTCAAAGCCAGACCTTTGGGCTTCAGGTTCCTCTATCACTGGGTCCTGCTCTACCTTCCTGCTGGCAAACTGTCTCGCTGGAGAGCCTTCCCTGTGTGTCCTGTGAGAAGGGTAGCCCAGACCAGCATGGTGCTGTACTTTTAGCAGCAAGCTTcacccttcatctcccagcttgtttttgtttaatttttgcaaCATAGCCATTTCAGgggtgtttgtttctttctcttcctgtccCTGAAGTGCAGGTGTTTGAAGAGCTGCTTTTAGATGCTGACTACAGCATCAACGCAGGGAACTGGATGTGGCTGTCAGCCAGCGCGTTCTTCCACCAGTACACGCGGATCTTCTGCCCTGTCCTCTTTGGGAAGCGCACGGACCCCGAGGGGCAGTACATTCGGTAGGGCGATGCACAGCATGGCACCGTCGGCTCTGTTAGTGCTTCCTTGGCTCCTTTTACAGCAGGAGCTGGTGAACTCAGTCTGTTTGAAACACCGTACCCCTGTGAAACAGGGGTCATAGCATGGATTGTAGTATCAGTACGATCACCAAGAATTAATATGGCATAGTTTGGTTTACACTTCTCTTAAATGTACGAGTATTTGTCTGCAGGATTATAAAACCCTGTATTATTCCTGTTTTGTAGGAAATACTTGCCTATACTAAAGAACTTTCCCTCCAAGTACATCTACGAGCCCTGGACAGCATCTGAAGAGGAGCAGAAGCAAGCAGGGTGTATCATAGGTAATTCATTCGGATACCTTGCTAAGGATTTTGCTGCTGCtaactttccaaaataattaCATGCGCAAGATGGAAGTGTCACACTTCCAACACAAGTCATGCACTTATCTTCTGAAAATGGATTAATCCAGCAGTCTACCTTCTGTCAATTCTCCTTTAAAGTTTTTAACTGGAGTCTAATTTCAGAGTATGTATTTTTGCCTCAACTTCATGTCCTAAAACTATTGGATCACTCTAAGTTATTGCCTTTGCATTTATCTGTCTTGGATGCTTGGCTGTCTTTAAATAGTATCTAACATCTTGTGCTTTTACAGTTGCTCTAATGCATCTTTGAAGTCTCCTCTAAGCTTATTTCGAAATGGGAGCTCGTACTCTTTGATGGTGAGAAATAGGCACTTCTGAAGAGTGGGTCACGTGGTCTATCTTAGatgctatttattttaagaaaagctgcaaGCATTCACCCTGGTGCAAATCCAGTGAAACGTCCTCGATTAGTTCTGTAAAGGCTGCTGTCTCCATGTTGCACCAGGTCAAGATTATCCCTTCCCAATGGTGAACCACAAGGAAGCCAGTGATCACAACCTGCAGCTGATGAAACAGGTCAGAGAGGAACAGTACAGAACGGCCCAGCTCACGAGGGGTAAGAGGTGCTGCAGCACTGGATGTTCAGTGTACCGCGATGCAAGGCTGTCACCAgctttgggggttggttttgtgTTGATTTCCAGGATGCCTTT belongs to Pelecanus crispus isolate bPelCri1 chromosome 17, bPelCri1.pri, whole genome shotgun sequence and includes:
- the LOC104025372 gene encoding cryptochrome-1 — translated: MPHRTIHLFRKGLRLHDNPTLLAALESSEVVYPVYILDRKFMTSVMHIGALRWHFLLQSLEDLQKNLCQLGSCLLVIQGEYESVLRDHIQKWNITQVTLDAEMEPFYKEMEADIRRLGEELGFEVLSLLGHCLYDTKRILDLNGGTPPLTYKRFLHILSLLGDPEVPVRNLTAEDFQRCRPPDPGLAECYRVPLPVDLKIPLESLSPWRGGESEGLQRLEQHLTDQGWVASFTKPRTIPNSLLPSTTGLSPYFSMGCLSVRTFFYRLSNIYAQAKHHSLPPVSLQGQLLWREFFYTVASATPNFTKMAGNPICLQISWYEDAERLHKWKTAQTGFPWIDAIMTQLHQEGWIHHLARHAVACFLTRGDLWISWEEGMKVFEELLLDADYSINAGNWMWLSASAFFHQYTRIFCPVLFGKRTDPEGQYIRKYLPILKNFPSKYIYEPWTASEEEQKQAGCIIGQDYPFPMVNHKEASDHNLQLMKQVREEQYRTAQLTRDDTDDPMQMKVKHDHSEENVSKGKMARMT